In a genomic window of Drosophila takahashii strain IR98-3 E-12201 chromosome 3L, DtakHiC1v2, whole genome shotgun sequence:
- the bol gene encoding protein boule isoform X4 yields MHKIAAAPPPTAAPGGGLETPLAAPKYGTLIPNRIFVGGISGDTTEADLTRVFSAYGTVKSTKIIVDRAGVSKGYGFVTFETEQEAQRLQADGECVVLRDRKLNIAPAIKKQPNPLQSIVATNGAVYYTTTPPAPMSNIPMDQFAAAVYPPVTDFTAAGVPAIYPPSAMQYQPFYQYYSVPMNVPTIWPQNYQG; encoded by the exons ATGCACAAAATCGCGGCAGCGCCGCCTCCAACGGCAGCGCCCGGCGGAGGACTGGAGACGCCCCTGGCGGCGCCCAAATACGGCACATTAATACCCAACCGCATCTTTGTGGGCGGCATCAG CGGCGATACCACCGAGGCCGATCTGACCCGCGTCTTCAGCGCCTACGGAACGGTAAAGAGCACCAAGATCATCGTGGATCGGGCAGGCGTCAGCAAGGGCTACGGATTTGTCACCTTCGAAACGGAGCAGGAGGCGCAAAGACTGCAAGCGGAT ggtGAGTGCGTGGTACTACGAGATCGCAAACTGAACATTGCACCGGCCATCAAGAAGCAG CCCAATCCTCTGCAATCGATTGTGGCCACGAACGGAGCCGTCTACTATACCACCACGCCGCCGGCACCGATGAGCAATATACCCATGGATCAGTTCGCAGCCGCTGTATATCCGCCAG TTACTGACTTTACAGCCGCTGGAGTGCCAGCCATCTACCCACCTTCAGCCATGCAATATCAGCCATTCTATCAGTACTACAGTGTGCCAATG AATGTACCCACCATTTGGCCTCAGAATTACCAAG gttaa
- the bol gene encoding protein boule isoform X5 — MHKIAAAPPPTAAPGGGLETPLAAPKYGTLIPNRIFVGGISGDTTEADLTRVFSAYGTVKSTKIIVDRAGVSKGYGFVTFETEQEAQRLQADGECVVLRDRKLNIAPAIKKQPNPLQSIVATNGAVYYTTTPPAPMSNIPMDQFAAAVYPPAAGVPAIYPPSAMQYQPFYQYYSVPMNVPTIWPQNYQGIYPC; from the exons ATGCACAAAATCGCGGCAGCGCCGCCTCCAACGGCAGCGCCCGGCGGAGGACTGGAGACGCCCCTGGCGGCGCCCAAATACGGCACATTAATACCCAACCGCATCTTTGTGGGCGGCATCAG CGGCGATACCACCGAGGCCGATCTGACCCGCGTCTTCAGCGCCTACGGAACGGTAAAGAGCACCAAGATCATCGTGGATCGGGCAGGCGTCAGCAAGGGCTACGGATTTGTCACCTTCGAAACGGAGCAGGAGGCGCAAAGACTGCAAGCGGAT ggtGAGTGCGTGGTACTACGAGATCGCAAACTGAACATTGCACCGGCCATCAAGAAGCAG CCCAATCCTCTGCAATCGATTGTGGCCACGAACGGAGCCGTCTACTATACCACCACGCCGCCGGCACCGATGAGCAATATACCCATGGATCAGTTCGCAGCCGCTGTATATCCGCCAG CCGCTGGAGTGCCAGCCATCTACCCACCTTCAGCCATGCAATATCAGCCATTCTATCAGTACTACAGTGTGCCAATG AATGTACCCACCATTTGGCCTCAGAATTACCAAG GAATTTATCCATGTTAA
- the Use1 gene encoding vesicle transport protein USE1 → MATKLNVNIRTLLTNCEDLAKSEQNFWRLQKFIKSLDTMLAELVEMDDPQSATRIPGYTERLKALKLSTGFTEVPSSTTNTPSQSSSVSEAGENALKEMRQLQNTKHHNELRKELLQDADALRRRRGVEESSSSPGGATVQGTSGENMNEAAKYYTNAQEKITEHMLSLTRNLKEQTETANRIIRRDTEVVSRSTGMADRNINSLGKEAEKLEQHSKKAYKCWLWLMIVFVIVTFIGMVLFMKIMKKKKT, encoded by the exons ATGGCCACGAAGCTAAATGTAAATATCCGGACCCTGCTGACCAACTGCGAGGACCTGGCCAAAAGTGAGCAGAACTTCTGGCGGCTGCAGAAGTTCATAAAGTCCCTGGACACAATGCTCGCCGAATTGGTGGAGATGGACGATCCACAGAGTGCCACCCGAATTCCGGGCTACACGGAGCGCCTGAAGGCTCTGAAACTATCAACGGGATTCACGGAAGTCCCCAGCTCCACAACAAATACTCCCTCGCAATCCTCTTCCGTCAGCGAGGCCGGGGAAaatgcactgaaagaaatgaGACAGCTGCAGAACACCAAACATCACAACGAACTGCGAAAGGAGCTGCTGCAGG ATGCAGATGCCCTGCGAAGACGTCGAGGAGTGGAAGAATCGTCTTCTAGTCCCGGTGGTGCCACCGTACAGGGAACTTCTGGCGAAAATATGAACGAGGCTGCCAAGTATTATACGAATGCCCAGGAGAAGATCACCGAGCACATGCTCTCTTTGACCCGAAATTTAAAGGAACAGACGGAGACTGCTAACCGGATTATCCGGAGGGACACGGAGGTTGTATCTCGATCCACCGGAATGGCGGATCGCAATATAAATTCCCTTGGGAAAGAGGCTGAGAAACTGGAGCAGCATTCAAAAAAAGCCTACAAGTGCTGGCTCTGGCTAATGATTGTCTTTGTAATTGTCACTTTCATAG GTATGGTGCTGTTCATGAAGAttatgaagaagaagaagacgtaG
- the Dhpr gene encoding dihydropteridine reductase, whose product MSAGRVVIYGGKGALGSACVDHFKANNYWVGSIDLTENEKADVSIVVPRDAAWSEQEDVVVSKVGESLAGEKLDAVICVAGGWAGGNAKKDLAKNADLMWKQSVWTSAISAAVAAQHLKEGGLLALTGAKPALEGTPGMIGYGMAKAAVHQLTRSLGAEKSGLPAGSLAVSILPVTLDTPMNRKWMPDADFGTWTSLTEVAGLFLKWTQAQERPKSGSLLQLITKNGVTELIAAE is encoded by the exons ATGTCCGCAGGTCGAGTGGTTATTTACGGCGGCAAGGGAGCCTTGGGCTCGGCCTGTGTCGATCACTTCAAAGCCAACAATTAT TGGGTGGGCAGCATCGATCTGACGGAGAACGAGAAGGCCGACGTGAGCATCGTGGTGCCACGCGATGCCGCTTGGTCCGAGCAGGAGGATGTGGTGGTCTCCAAGGTGGGCGAATCCCTGGCCGGCGAGAAACTGGATGCCGTGATCTGTGTGGCCGGCGGCTGGGCAGGTGGCAATGCCAAAAAGGATCTGGCCAAGAATGCCGATCTCATGTGGAAGCAGAGCGTCTGGACCTCGGCCATTTCCGCCGCTGTGGCGGCTCAGCATTTGAAGGAAGGAGGCCTGCTGGCTCTCACTGGCGCCAAACCTGCTCTGGAGGGCACGCCCGGCATGATTGGCTACGGAATGGCCAAGGCAGCTGTCCACCAGCTCACCCGATCTCTGGGCGCCGAGAAATCCGGTCTGCCGGCGGGTTCCCTGGCCGTGTCGATCCTTCCCGTCACCCTCGATACACCCATGAACCGCAAATGGATGCCGGACGCAGACTTTGGCACCTGGACCTCGCTAACCGAGGTGGCCGGACTCTTCCTCAAGTGGACTCAGGCTCAGGAGAGGCCCAAATCGGGATCCCTGCTGCAGCTGATCACCAAGAATGGCGTAACAGAGCTCATAGCCGCCGAATAG
- the bol gene encoding protein boule isoform X3 yields MHKIAAAPPPTAAPGGGLETPLAAPKYGTLIPNRIFVGGISGDTTEADLTRVFSAYGTVKSTKIIVDRAGVSKGYGFVTFETEQEAQRLQADGECVVLRDRKLNIAPAIKKQPNPLQSIVATNGAVYYTTTPPAPMSNIPMDQFAAAVYPPVTDFTAAGVPAIYPPSAMQYQPFYQYYSVPMNVPTIWPQNYQGIYPC; encoded by the exons ATGCACAAAATCGCGGCAGCGCCGCCTCCAACGGCAGCGCCCGGCGGAGGACTGGAGACGCCCCTGGCGGCGCCCAAATACGGCACATTAATACCCAACCGCATCTTTGTGGGCGGCATCAG CGGCGATACCACCGAGGCCGATCTGACCCGCGTCTTCAGCGCCTACGGAACGGTAAAGAGCACCAAGATCATCGTGGATCGGGCAGGCGTCAGCAAGGGCTACGGATTTGTCACCTTCGAAACGGAGCAGGAGGCGCAAAGACTGCAAGCGGAT ggtGAGTGCGTGGTACTACGAGATCGCAAACTGAACATTGCACCGGCCATCAAGAAGCAG CCCAATCCTCTGCAATCGATTGTGGCCACGAACGGAGCCGTCTACTATACCACCACGCCGCCGGCACCGATGAGCAATATACCCATGGATCAGTTCGCAGCCGCTGTATATCCGCCAG TTACTGACTTTACAGCCGCTGGAGTGCCAGCCATCTACCCACCTTCAGCCATGCAATATCAGCCATTCTATCAGTACTACAGTGTGCCAATG AATGTACCCACCATTTGGCCTCAGAATTACCAAG GAATTTATCCATGTTAA
- the nwk gene encoding protein nervous wreck encodes MQPPPRKGNYVKFLKNLHTEQVAKLQLKNQHECDLLEDIRQFTIKRSAVEKSYSESLLKISSQYLNKKIPNIPDIKMDGMEERWNMWSVWRTVLEENEKLARARLAAIEVFQQQIADEAKVLRDYKLAIAKRSLSGIVNVQKELHLSVGDVDKTKKSYFDEEHCAHDVRDKARDIEEKLKKKKGSFFQSITSLQKNSARVTSRKELLEEKSSGARNDYVLSLAAANAHQNRYFTVDLQTTMTTMENYVFERVAEYLMLMGRTELLTCSATQNSFGKIRDQAQQLTREYNLQCCYLFYPVLKQHIQYDFEACDNDPVRKVTAEHESAAETLTKEAKNLAGRVVKENASIRENAKKLALCQSLRDSGQRSDPNDPNGPDLDTKIEEFRDQIRRSETEKTKAEACLQCLRDGGINVDEWVQEAEIMGVQELTRSASSISMRTDASGQGENPSSDSFYDSDKEETQAQAAAQTKPKTEQQLSRDRTFSDSDDEPEVRPSAAAASSSAAAASSSMMASGGAGAWDDPTEVNWGAADEEEDKDEPIVPEPKEAIFKCTALYSYTAQNPDELSIVENEQLEVVGEGDGDGWLRARNYRGEEGYVPHNYLDNDQETAGGAFNGTSGNQLRSQISFSSVDYTVDNEDQTVDSMQSPDQVSVIMAPQKRVKSDVEWCIALYDYDATAEDELTFEEGDKIKIITKTAHGVDDGWWEGELDGKFGNFPSLVVEECDELGEPLSEGGDESPPPTAAPSFALPPAPALPPEYAHELELELTEDMFGSQDTADEDSGYIPNGAAAPSMPPPVLIQEPGMEDDLSDDGQPPPSLPPPQLTKPGGSAPGSGNKAEKGAAAGGANTLNLVGEGDAKEPKEQASKEQQPAKPVAKKPDIAPKPLAKVAPQAAAAAAKEEDQQSFSEKDSDSASVADVPALQDAEDPFNEKAKGESGFEANFEANFDANFDDAFAGSGGSGGGGGGGGGGGGGQANELDINGEAAGESAGSAAGEEDIEAPKQVVGGRASIPEELDSNQLARLQNLKESNA; translated from the exons ATGCAGCCGCCGCCGCGTAAG GGAAACTATGTGAAATTCCTCAAGAATTTGCACACGGAGCAGGTGGCCAAGCTGCAGCTGAAGAACCAGCATGAGTGCGACCTGTTGGAGGACATACGCCAGTTTACCATCAAGCGCTCGGCTGTCGAGAAGTCGTACAGTGAGTCGCTGCTCAAGATCTCATCGCAGTATCTCAACAAGAAGATACCCAATATACCAGATATTAAGATGGATGGCATGGAGGAGCGCTG GAACATGTGGAGTGTTTGGCGCACGGTTCTCGAGGAGAACGAAAAGTTAGCCCGTGCCCGTTTGGCCGCCATAGAGGTGTTCCAACAACAGATTGCAGACGAAGCCAAAGTTCTGCGGGACTATAAGTTGGCCATAGCAAAGCGCTCGCTATCCGGAATTGTCAACGTTCAGAAGGAACTTCATTTGAGTGTGGGCGATGTGGACAAGACCAAGAAATCATACTTTGACGAGGAGCACTGTGCCCATGATGTTCGGGATAAGGCCCGCGATATCGAGGAGAAGcttaagaagaagaagggCTCCTTCTTTCAATCGATCACTTCGCTGCAGAAGAACAGCGCCCGAGTGACGTCCCGCAAGGAGTTGCTCGAGGAGAAGTCATCCGGCGCTCGGAATGACTACGTACTCAGCTTGGCAGCGGCCAACGCCCATCAGAATCGGTACTTCACAGTCGATCTGCAGACCACGATGACCACCATGGAGAACTATGTGTTTGAGCGGGTCGCCGAGTACCTGATGCTAATGGG CCGCACCGAGCTGCTGACTTGCTCGGCCACTCAGAATAGCTTCGGGAAGATCCGTGACCAGGCGCAGCAGTTGACCCGGGAGTACAACCTGCAGTGCTGCTACCTGTTCTATCCGGTGCTCAAGCAGCACATCCAGTACGACTTCGAGGCGTGCGACAATGATCCGGTGCGCAAGGTGACCGCGGAGCACGAATCCGCGGCCGAGACGCTGACCAAGGAGGCCAAAAATCTGGCTGGTCGGGTGGTCAAGGAGAACGCTTCGATCCGGGAGAATGCCAAGAAGTTGGCCCTGTGCCAGTCTCTTAGGGATTCCGGGCAGCGCTCCGATCCCAACGATCCAAATGGACCGGATCTCGATACAAAGATCGAGGAGTTCCGCGATCAGATCCGTCGCTCGGAGACGGAGAAGACCAAGGCGGAGGCTTGTTTGCAGTGTCTGCGGGACGGTGGCATCAACGTGGACGAGTGGGTGCAGGAGGCCGAGATTATGGGAGTGCAGGAGCTGACGCGCTCGGCCAGCTCCATTTCGATGCGCACGGATGCCTCCGGCCAGGGCGAGAACCCCAGCTCGGATTCCTTCTACGACAGCGACAAGGAGGAGACCCAGGCCCAGGCCGCGGCCCAGACGAAGCCCAAGACGGAGCAGCAACTGTCCAGGGATCGCACCTTCAGCGACAGCGACGATGAGCCCGAGGTGCGTCCCTCGGCGGCGGCAGCTTCCTCTTCAGCAGCGGCTGCATCCTCGTCCATGATGGCCAGCGGTGGCGCCGGTGCCTGGGATGACCCCACTGAGGTCAACTGGGGAGCcgccgacgaggaggaggacaagGACGAACCGATCGTTCCGGAGCCCAAGGAGGCTATCTTTAAGTGCACTGCGCTCTACAGTTATACG GCCCAGAATCCCGATGAGCTCAGTATCGTCGAGAACGAACAACTCGAGGTGGTTGGCGAGGGCGACGGCGATGGGTGGCTGAGGGCCCGCAACTATCGCGGCGAGGAGGGCTACGTGCCACACAACTATCTGGACAACGACCAGGAGACAGCGGGCGGCGCCTTTAATGGTACATCCGGCAATCAATTGCGCTCTCAAATCTCATTCTCATCTGTCGATTATACCGTTGACAATGAAGATCAGACGGTGGACTCGATGCAATCGCCCGACCAGGTGTCGGTCATCATGGCGCCCCAGAAGCGGGTCAAATCGGACGTGGAGTGGTGCATCGCGCTGTACGACTACGACGCCACCGCCGAGGATGAGCTGACCTTCGAGGAGGGCGACAAGATCAAGATTATCACCAAAACGGCCCACGGGGTGGACGACGGTTGGTGGGAGGGCGAGCTGGATGGCAAATTTGGGAACTTCCCCTCGCTGGTCGTCGAGGAGTGCGACGAGTTGGGCGAACCGCTCAGCGAGGGCGGCGACGAATCACCCCCGCCCACCGCAGCGCCCAGCTTTGCCCTGCCCCCCGCACCGGCCCTACCCCCAGAGTACGCCCACGAGCTGGAACTGGAGCTCACCGAGGACATGTTCGGCTCCCAGGACACGGCAG ACGAGGATAGCGGCTACATACCCAACGGCGCTGCTGCCCCGAGTATGCCTCCGCCAG TACTCATCCAAGAGCCTGGCATGgag GACGATCTCAGTGACGATGGGCAGCCGCCGCCGTCGTTGCCGCCGCCCCAGCTAACGAAACCGGGCGGATCCGCTCCTGGATCGGGAAATAAGGCCGAAAAGGGGGCGGCGGCTGGCGGCGCCAACACGCTGAACTTAG TAGGCGAGGGCGATGCGAAGGAGCCGAAGGAGCAGGCGTCCAAGGAGCAGCAGCCGGCGAAGCCGGTGGCCAAGAAGCCAGATATTGCGCCCAAGCCGCTGGCCAAGGTGGCGCCTCAGgccgcagcggcggcggccaaAGAAG AGGACCAGCAGTCCTTCTCGGAGAAGGACTCGGACTCGGCCTCGGTGGCCGATGTGCCGGCCCTGCAGGATGCGGAGGATCCGTTCAACGAGAAGGCCAAGGGCGAGTCGGGATTCGAGGCGAACTTTGAGGCGAACTTCGATGCCAACTTCGATGACGCCTTCGCCGGAAGCGGAGGatccggcggcggcggcggaggtggGGGCGGAGGCGGTGGGGGTCAGGCCAACGAGTTGGACATCAATGGAGAGGCAGCAGGAGAATCGGCTGGATCGGCGGCCGGCGAGGAGGATATTGAGGCACCCAAACAGGTGGTCGGTGGGCGAGCTAGCATACCCGAGGAATTGGACTCAAATCAATTGGCACGTTTGCAAAATCTGAAGGAGTCGAACGCTTAG
- the bol gene encoding protein boule isoform X2 has translation MHKIAAAPPPTAAPGGGLETPLAAPKYGTLIPNRIFVGGISGDTTEADLTRVFSAYGTVKSTKIIVDRAGVSKGYGFVTFETEQEAQRLQADGECVVLRDRKLNIAPAIKKQPNPLQSIVATNGAVYYTTTPPAPMSNIPMDQFAAAVYPPAAGVPAIYPPSAMQYQPFYQYYSVPMNVPTIWPQNYQENHSPMMHSPSTNPHQTHPQSHPQTPCWSIEDLRDTMPRV, from the exons ATGCACAAAATCGCGGCAGCGCCGCCTCCAACGGCAGCGCCCGGCGGAGGACTGGAGACGCCCCTGGCGGCGCCCAAATACGGCACATTAATACCCAACCGCATCTTTGTGGGCGGCATCAG CGGCGATACCACCGAGGCCGATCTGACCCGCGTCTTCAGCGCCTACGGAACGGTAAAGAGCACCAAGATCATCGTGGATCGGGCAGGCGTCAGCAAGGGCTACGGATTTGTCACCTTCGAAACGGAGCAGGAGGCGCAAAGACTGCAAGCGGAT ggtGAGTGCGTGGTACTACGAGATCGCAAACTGAACATTGCACCGGCCATCAAGAAGCAG CCCAATCCTCTGCAATCGATTGTGGCCACGAACGGAGCCGTCTACTATACCACCACGCCGCCGGCACCGATGAGCAATATACCCATGGATCAGTTCGCAGCCGCTGTATATCCGCCAG CCGCTGGAGTGCCAGCCATCTACCCACCTTCAGCCATGCAATATCAGCCATTCTATCAGTACTACAGTGTGCCAATG AATGTACCCACCATTTGGCCTCAGAATTACCAAG aAAACCATTCACCAATGATGCACTCGCCCTCAACGAACCCACATCAAACGCATCCCCAGTCGCATCCACAAACGCCGTGCTGGAGTATCGAGGATCTGAGAGATACCATGCCCAGGGTATAG
- the bol gene encoding protein boule isoform X1, with the protein MHKIAAAPPPTAAPGGGLETPLAAPKYGTLIPNRIFVGGISGDTTEADLTRVFSAYGTVKSTKIIVDRAGVSKGYGFVTFETEQEAQRLQADGECVVLRDRKLNIAPAIKKQPNPLQSIVATNGAVYYTTTPPAPMSNIPMDQFAAAVYPPVTDFTAAGVPAIYPPSAMQYQPFYQYYSVPMNVPTIWPQNYQENHSPMMHSPSTNPHQTHPQSHPQTPCWSIEDLRDTMPRV; encoded by the exons ATGCACAAAATCGCGGCAGCGCCGCCTCCAACGGCAGCGCCCGGCGGAGGACTGGAGACGCCCCTGGCGGCGCCCAAATACGGCACATTAATACCCAACCGCATCTTTGTGGGCGGCATCAG CGGCGATACCACCGAGGCCGATCTGACCCGCGTCTTCAGCGCCTACGGAACGGTAAAGAGCACCAAGATCATCGTGGATCGGGCAGGCGTCAGCAAGGGCTACGGATTTGTCACCTTCGAAACGGAGCAGGAGGCGCAAAGACTGCAAGCGGAT ggtGAGTGCGTGGTACTACGAGATCGCAAACTGAACATTGCACCGGCCATCAAGAAGCAG CCCAATCCTCTGCAATCGATTGTGGCCACGAACGGAGCCGTCTACTATACCACCACGCCGCCGGCACCGATGAGCAATATACCCATGGATCAGTTCGCAGCCGCTGTATATCCGCCAG TTACTGACTTTACAGCCGCTGGAGTGCCAGCCATCTACCCACCTTCAGCCATGCAATATCAGCCATTCTATCAGTACTACAGTGTGCCAATG AATGTACCCACCATTTGGCCTCAGAATTACCAAG aAAACCATTCACCAATGATGCACTCGCCCTCAACGAACCCACATCAAACGCATCCCCAGTCGCATCCACAAACGCCGTGCTGGAGTATCGAGGATCTGAGAGATACCATGCCCAGGGTATAG